From a region of the Salvelinus fontinalis isolate EN_2023a chromosome 13, ASM2944872v1, whole genome shotgun sequence genome:
- the LOC129868343 gene encoding G protein-coupled receptor kinase 6-like, whose protein sequence is MELENIVANTVLLKAREGGGGNRKGKSKKWKQMLQFPHISLCEELRQTTEKDYISLCERQPIGRTLFRQFCETRAELRRCVKFLDAVAEYEVSPDEKRRECAQELLDKYFSPKSEDHIPELGEDMVGQFTERLEQEPCKELFNECTRLIHDYLSVAPFADYIDSMYYNRFLQWKWLERQPVTKNTFRQYRVLGKGGFGEVCACQVRATGKMYACKKLEKKRIKKRKGESMALNEKQILEKVNSRFVVSLAYAYETKDALCLVLTLMNGGDLKFHIYHMGEAGFEEKRAVFYSAELACGLEDLHRERIVYRDLKPENILLDDHGHIRISDLGLAVHVPEEETIKGRVGTVGYMAPEVVKNERYTFSPDWWALGCLLYEMIEGQSPFQQRKKKIKREDVERLVRDVEEEYSDKFSEDAKSLCKMLLAKEPSERLGCQGEGATEVKAHPIFRSINFKRLKAGRLKAPFTPDPQAIYCKDVLDIEQFSTVKGVELEPKDDSFYCKVSTGSVSIPWQMEMIESECFQELNVFHTDGTVPPDLDWRGQPSPAPKQGLLQRLFGRQDCCGNCSDSDEEPTRL, encoded by the exons AGAAAGACTACATCAGCCTTTGTGAGCGGCAGCCAATCGGACGCACGCTCTTTCGGCAGTTCTGTGAAACCCGGGCTGAGCTGAGACGCTGTGTCAAATTTCTGGACGCTGTG GCAGAGTATgaggtcagtccagatgagaagaggagggagtgtgCTCAGGAGCTCCTAGACAAGTACTTCAGCCCAAAG TCAGAGGATCACATTCCTGAGTTGGGGGAGGACATGGTGGGTCAGTTTACAGAGAGGCTGGAGCAGGAGCCCTGTAAAGAACTCTTCAATGAGTGCACCAG actgatccatgACTACCTGAGTGTGGCTCCCTTCGCAGACTACATCGACAGCATGTACTATAACCGATTCCTGCAGTGGAAGTGGCTggagag GCAGCCAGTCACTAAGAACACATTCCGACAGTACAGGGTATTAGGGAAGGGAGGCTTCGGTGAG GTGTGTGCGTGCCAGGTGCGTGCCACAGGGAAGATGTACGCATGTAAGAAGTTGGAGAAGAAGAGGATcaagaagaggaaaggagagtccATGGCCTTGAACGAGAAGCAGATTCTAGAGAAAGTCAACAGTAGGTTTGTA GTGAGTCTAGCGTACGCGTATGAGACAAAGGACGCTCTTTGTCTAGTGCTGACTCTGATGAACGGGGGAGACCTCAAGTTCCACATCTACCACATGGGAGAGGCCGGCTTCGAGGAGAAGAGGGCTGTGTTCTACTCTGCAGAGCTGGCCTGTGGCCTGGAGGACCTGCACAGAGAGAGGATCGTCTACAG GGACCTGAAGCCTGAAAACATACTATTGGATGACCATG GTCATATCCGGATATCAGACCTGGGCTTGGCAGTCCACGTTCCCGAGGAAGAGACCATCAAGGGTCGGGTGGGCACTGTAGGGTACATGG CTCCAGAGGTGGTGAAGAATGAGCGCTACACATTCAGCCCAGACTGGTGGGCGCTGGGCTGTCTGCTGTATGAGATGATCGAGGGCCAGTCTCCCTTCCAGCAGCGCAAGAAGAAGATCAAACGTGAGGACGTGGAGAGGCTGGTCAGAGACGTGGAGGAGGAGTACTCAGACAAGTTCTCAGAGGACGCCAAGTCCCTCTGCAAAATG CTGCTGGCCAAAGAGCCCAGTGAGAGGCTGGGCTGCCAGGGGGAGGGGGCTACGGAGGTGAAGGCCCACCCCATCTTCCGATCCATCAACTTCAAGAGGCTGAAAGCTGGCAGGCTGAAGGCCCCCTTCACCCCTGAT CCCCAGGCCATTTACTGTAAGGACGTGCTGGACATCGAGCAGTTCTCCACGGTCAAGGGGGTGGAGTTGGAGCCAAAAGATGACTCATTCTACTGTAAAGTGTCCACAGGCAGCGTGTCCATCCCCTGGCAAatggag ATGATTGAGTCCGAGTGCTTTCAGGAGCTCAACGTGTTTCATACGGATGGGACAGTTCCCCCGGACCTGGACTGGAGAGGACAGCCCTCGCCTGCTCCTAAACAGGGGCTGCTGCAGAGGCTTTTTGGGAGACAG GACTGCTGTGGGAACTGCAGCGACAGCGATGAGGAGCCCACCAGGCTGTGA